A region from the Kineothrix sp. IPX-CK genome encodes:
- a CDS encoding DUF4430 domain-containing protein produces MDVRMKQWTKKQKVMLVAVFAIIVAVVGIAAGIVNYRVTQEGVKHFQVEVTSERDGYSETTDCKSEEEYLGNFMRTFEGCEWQEAEYGIYITGFNGMQEDIDNQYWWCVMVNGESATFGADEIPLQDGEIYSFVLTQGW; encoded by the coding sequence ATGGACGTAAGAATGAAACAATGGACTAAGAAACAAAAAGTTATGCTGGTGGCGGTTTTTGCCATCATAGTGGCAGTAGTGGGTATCGCAGCAGGGATAGTGAACTACCGCGTTACGCAGGAAGGTGTAAAGCACTTTCAGGTAGAAGTGACTTCCGAGCGTGACGGATATTCTGAGACAACAGACTGTAAGTCGGAGGAGGAATATCTGGGGAATTTCATGCGTACCTTCGAAGGCTGTGAATGGCAAGAAGCTGAATATGGCATTTATATTACCGGATTTAACGGAATGCAAGAGGATATAGACAATCAATACTGGTGGTGTGTGATGGTAAATGGTGAATCGGCAACGTTCGGGGCTGACGAGATACCTTTGCAGGACGGCGAAATTTATAGCTTTGTTTTGACGCAAGGCTGGTAA